A genomic stretch from Gavia stellata isolate bGavSte3 chromosome 24, bGavSte3.hap2, whole genome shotgun sequence includes:
- the CUNH9orf78 gene encoding splicing factor C9orf78: MPAKKSFRRRREDSEEEEDDEQVAEEVRLKVEEAKEVQSLRKRPNGVSAVALLVGEKLQEEATLVDDPFKIKSGGMVDMKKLKERGKDRINEEDDLNLGTSFSAETNRRDEDADMMKYIETELKKRKGIVENEEQKVKLKNAEDSLYELPENIRVSSAKKTEEMLSNQMLSGIPEVDLGIDAKIKNIISTEEAKAKLLAEQQNKKKDSETSFVPTNMAVNYVQHNRFYHEELNAPVRRNKEEPKPRPLRVGDTERPEPERSPPNRKRPANEKATDDYHYEKFKKMNRRY, translated from the exons gttaAAAGTTGAGGAAGccaaggaagttcagagcctcAGAAAGCGACCCAATGGGGTGAG TGCTGTAGCTCTGCTTGTGGGAGAGAAGTTGCAAGAAGAAGCAACGCTTGTG GATGACCCATTTAAGATAAAATCTGGGGGCATGGTGGACATGaagaagctgaaagaaagaGGCAAGGACAG GATTAATGAAGAGGATGATCTAAACTTGGGAACTTCCTTCTCAGCTGAAACCAACAGGCGGGATGAAGATGCTGACAT GATGAAGTATATTGAGACTGagctgaagaagagaaagggaattGTGGAGAACGAGGAACAGAAGGTGAAGCTCAAGAATGCCGAGGACTCTCTGTACGAGCTGCCTGAGAACATCCGTGTCTCCTCTGCCAAGAAGACCGAGGAGATGCTCTCCAACCAGATGCTGAGTGGCATTCCTGAAGTGGATCTGGGAATTGA cgcaaaaataaaaaacatcatCTCAACTGAAGAGGCCAAGGCcaagctgctggcagagcagcagaacaaaaagaaagacagcgaaaCTTCCTTTGTTCCCACCAACATGGCTGTTAACTATGTCCAGCACAACAGAT tttatcaTGAGGAGCTAAATGCACCAGTGCGAAGGAACAAAGAAGAGCCAAAGCCCCGTCCACTGAGAGTGGGGGATACGGAGAGGCCAGAACCTGAGC gGTCTCCTCCAAATCGCAAACGTCCAGCcaatgaaaaagcaacagaTGATTATCACTATGAGAAGTTCAAGAAAATGAATAGGCGATACTAA